GCGCCGTGGGGTGAGCTGCTGTCGACTGCGGCGCTCGCCCGCGGCGCCCGCGGCGCCGTGATCGACGGCTTGGTGCGCGACGCGTTGAAGATCGAGCAGCTCGGATTTCCCGTCTTTGCCGCAGGCATCAAGCCCGTGGACTCCAAGGGCCGAGGCTTGGTGATGGACTACAACGTTCCGGTTTGCTGTGGTGGCGTGATGGTCGCTCCTGGTGATCTCGTCTTTGGCGACTACGACGGCATTGTCGTCGTACCGGGCAGCATGCTCGAGCGCGTTGTCGAGATTGCCACCGACAAGATGGCGCGAGAGAATCACAGCCGGACCGAGCTGCGCGACGGCGCCTACTTGCGCGACGTGTACGCCAAGTACGGCGTTCTGTAATCTCCTGATGCTGCTGGCGCACACGACCTGGAAGGAAGCACGAGAGGCGGCCGCCGGGAACGTGGTGTTCCTGGTGCCGCTCGGCTCGCTCGAGCAACACGGCCCTCACCTGCCGTTGCTGACCGACACGGCGCTCGTGGACGGCGTTGCCGCCCGCGTCGAACAGCAGGCGCCCGACCGCATCGTTCTGCTGCCCACGCTCTGGGTGGGACACTCGCCGCATCATCGCCGGCTCGCATGCGTGAGCCTAGATCTCTTCCCGTACATCGAAGTGCTTCGAGGCGTCTGCCGATCGCTCGTGGCCCTCGGCGCCCGCAAGATTCTCCTACTGAGCGGACACGGTGGCAACGAAGTGCCTGCGAAGGGAGCGCTCCGCGAGCTCAAGTCGGAGCTCGCGGACCGGCGCGACGTCTACATCGCGTATGCGAACTACTGGAGTCTTGCGGCACACGCCATCGCCGATATCCGCTCGTCGCCTCCAGGCGGCCTTGGCCACGCCGGCGAGCTCGAAACATCCCTGATGCTCGCACTTCACGAACCGCTCGTGCGCCTGAAGGAGGCCGCGGCCGACGGCCCATTCGATGCTGGCCCGTGGCGCCTCGCCGACATGCAGCGCAGTCAGCCCTACTACATCGTCAACGAGTTCGACGAAATCTCTCGATCCGGCACGGTCGGGATGCCGGAGCATGCGAGTCGCGAGAAGGGCGAGGCGCTTCTGGCTGCGATCGCGAACGGCGTCAGGGCGTTCATCGACGAGCTCCTGACGTGGCGATACCAGGAAGAGTCCGGCTCATGTTAATTGGCTTCGTCAGCGATGAGTACTATGTTGCCCTTCCCGATACGCTCCTCGAGATCGATGGCCCTGGATTGAGTGGGCCGCTCGTCGTTCGATCGACGTCGCGAGGCGGCATCTACGCAGACCTCACACCAGGACCCTACAACATCACCTTGTCGAAACCGGGTTACGGATCGAAGCGGACCACCGCCGACGTCGTACCGGGGCGGCCGCAGCAGTTCCGGCTCCTTTCGGATGCCCTGCTGGGCTACATGTGGCCGAAGTGGACGTCTGCAGGCGGGCGCGGAGAGTTTCGCGTTCACGCCGTCGAGCAG
The Luteitalea sp. genome window above contains:
- a CDS encoding RraA family protein, which encodes KDLALFRHLEEHLYTAVVADSLDALGHDHCAMRETLRPLFPSAKFAGWARTVWCADVYHTPDDVYGREIEAVDSILAGEVLVVATGESKRNAPWGELLSTAALARGARGAVIDGLVRDALKIEQLGFPVFAAGIKPVDSKGRGLVMDYNVPVCCGGVMVAPGDLVFGDYDGIVVVPGSMLERVVEIATDKMARENHSRTELRDGAYLRDVYAKYGVL
- a CDS encoding creatininase family protein, with product MLLAHTTWKEAREAAAGNVVFLVPLGSLEQHGPHLPLLTDTALVDGVAARVEQQAPDRIVLLPTLWVGHSPHHRRLACVSLDLFPYIEVLRGVCRSLVALGARKILLLSGHGGNEVPAKGALRELKSELADRRDVYIAYANYWSLAAHAIADIRSSPPGGLGHAGELETSLMLALHEPLVRLKEAAADGPFDAGPWRLADMQRSQPYYIVNEFDEISRSGTVGMPEHASREKGEALLAAIANGVRAFIDELLTWRYQEESGSC